In Polyangium spumosum, a genomic segment contains:
- a CDS encoding THUMP domain-containing class I SAM-dependent RNA methyltransferase produces the protein MRFFATAAAGTEGALRDELREARFREVRADRGGVHFEGPIEEGMRACLESRIAVRILAQLAEFEAPNEDALYEGVKAVDLSYYLEPKRTLAVRAACKDSRLTHTQYIAQKTKDAIVDEQRRQYGARSNVDLDDPDLGVFVHVVRDRATLYVDLAGESLHRRGYRKRIEEAPLKETLAAAMLRLAGWDRATPLVDPMCGSGTIPIEAALWARDVAPGLLRPRHGFERWPSHDETRKRRIAEMREAARARMKSEGPFIAGSDVSAQAIETAKQNAKAAGVRLHFSRAEVRDVEATEPAGFIVTNPPYGERLAGGEELYRGMAEAFRRLSGHTVVILAGTPEIPRAMRIRPMMEHTVWNGPIECRLFSYSIR, from the coding sequence ATGCGTTTCTTCGCGACCGCGGCGGCGGGCACGGAGGGCGCGCTGCGCGACGAGTTACGCGAGGCGCGCTTCCGCGAGGTGCGCGCGGACCGAGGCGGCGTGCACTTCGAAGGGCCGATCGAGGAGGGCATGCGGGCGTGCCTGGAGTCACGCATCGCGGTGCGTATCCTCGCGCAGCTCGCCGAGTTCGAGGCGCCGAACGAGGACGCGCTCTACGAGGGCGTGAAGGCCGTGGATCTCAGCTACTACCTGGAGCCGAAGCGCACGCTCGCGGTGCGCGCCGCCTGCAAGGACAGCCGCCTCACGCACACGCAGTACATCGCGCAGAAGACGAAGGACGCGATCGTCGACGAGCAACGCAGGCAGTACGGCGCGCGGTCGAACGTGGATCTCGACGACCCGGATCTCGGGGTGTTCGTGCACGTGGTGCGGGATCGAGCGACCCTGTACGTGGATCTCGCGGGGGAGTCCTTGCACCGGCGTGGCTACCGCAAGCGCATCGAGGAGGCGCCGCTCAAGGAGACGCTGGCCGCGGCGATGCTGCGCCTCGCGGGCTGGGACCGCGCGACTCCGCTCGTGGACCCGATGTGCGGCTCGGGGACGATCCCGATCGAGGCGGCGCTCTGGGCGCGCGACGTGGCGCCGGGGCTGCTCCGGCCGCGGCACGGCTTCGAGCGGTGGCCGAGCCACGACGAGACGCGGAAGCGGCGAATCGCAGAGATGCGCGAGGCGGCGCGAGCGCGCATGAAGAGCGAGGGGCCGTTCATCGCGGGGAGCGACGTGTCGGCGCAGGCGATCGAGACGGCGAAGCAAAACGCGAAGGCGGCAGGGGTGCGGCTGCATTTCTCGCGCGCGGAGGTGCGGGACGTGGAGGCGACGGAGCCGGCGGGCTTCATCGTGACGAACCCGCCGTACGGGGAGCGGCTGGCCGGGGGCGAGGAGCTTTACCGGGGGATGGCGGAGGCGTTTCGGAGGTTGTCAGGGCACACGGTGGTGATCCTGGCGGGGACGCCGGAGATCCCGCGGGCGATGCGGATCCGGCCGATGATGGAGCACACGGTCTGGAATGGGCCGATCGAGTGCAGGTTGTTTTCGTATTCGATTCGGTGA
- a CDS encoding peptidylprolyl isomerase, translating into MANPTALLETSLGNIKVELLVDKMPITANNFIKLAKSGFYDGLHFHRVINNFMIQFGCPHSRDPKSPRAGTGDGPDGTIKDEHPADARISNEPGTLSMANTGEPNSGSCQFFINTVHNHYLDWFTPGPSKHPVFARVIEGMDVVRKIETTRTDRDDRPVTPVRMNRVTVDGV; encoded by the coding sequence ATGGCAAACCCGACTGCGCTCCTCGAGACCTCCCTCGGCAACATCAAGGTCGAGCTCCTCGTCGACAAGATGCCGATCACGGCCAATAACTTCATCAAGCTCGCGAAGAGCGGTTTTTACGATGGTCTGCATTTCCATCGCGTGATCAACAACTTCATGATCCAGTTCGGCTGCCCGCACAGCCGCGACCCGAAGAGCCCGCGCGCGGGCACGGGCGACGGGCCTGACGGCACGATCAAGGACGAGCACCCCGCGGACGCCAGGATCTCGAACGAGCCCGGCACCCTCTCGATGGCGAACACCGGCGAGCCCAACAGCGGCTCCTGCCAGTTCTTCATCAACACCGTGCACAACCATTACCTCGACTGGTTCACGCCCGGGCCCTCGAAGCACCCCGTCTTCGCCCGCGTCATCGAGGGCATGGACGTCGTGCGCAAGATCGAGACGACGCGCACCGACCGCGACGATCGCCCCGTCACGCCCGTCCGCATGAACCGCGTCACCGTCGACGGGGTTTGA
- a CDS encoding dipeptidase yields the protein MHGSPEARALHDLYPAIDLHADSLMWSRWVNYDLHARHEPPLPFAALGGHVDVPRMKEGGMGAQFFGLVSLPIGQRHGLARVIDEQIDALEGQISRAPHRIIKVRTAAEIEAARARGQVGALLGIEGGHALEGSLDKLAHFARRGVRYLSLCHFSRNELCYPAYGRGRQDDAGLTQFGREVVAACEDLGVVVDLAHINRAGFLEACAMAKRPPIVSHTGVIGAFEHWRNVDDAQLRAIADKGGVVGVIFCPQFLGGDGLAPVVKHLKHIIDVCGEDTPALGSDWDGFIVPTRDLCDAARLPLLTDALLASGMRPEAIGKILRGNVMRVLADVP from the coding sequence ATGCACGGCTCCCCCGAAGCGCGCGCGCTCCACGACCTCTACCCCGCGATCGATTTGCATGCCGACAGCCTGATGTGGTCGCGCTGGGTGAACTACGACCTGCACGCTCGCCACGAGCCGCCGCTTCCGTTCGCCGCGCTCGGCGGGCACGTCGACGTGCCGCGCATGAAAGAGGGCGGGATGGGGGCGCAGTTTTTTGGCCTCGTCTCGCTGCCGATCGGCCAGCGGCACGGGCTCGCGCGGGTCATCGACGAGCAGATCGACGCGCTCGAGGGGCAGATCTCGCGCGCCCCGCACCGCATCATCAAGGTGCGCACGGCCGCCGAGATCGAGGCGGCGCGCGCGCGCGGGCAGGTCGGCGCGCTGCTCGGCATCGAGGGCGGGCACGCGCTCGAAGGTTCACTCGACAAACTCGCTCATTTTGCGCGACGTGGGGTGCGTTATCTCAGCCTCTGCCATTTCAGCCGGAATGAGCTCTGTTATCCCGCGTATGGCCGCGGGCGGCAGGACGACGCGGGGCTCACGCAGTTCGGCCGCGAGGTCGTCGCGGCTTGCGAGGATCTCGGCGTCGTCGTCGACCTCGCGCACATCAATCGCGCGGGGTTCCTCGAGGCCTGCGCGATGGCGAAGCGCCCGCCGATCGTCAGCCATACGGGCGTCATTGGCGCCTTCGAGCACTGGCGCAACGTGGACGACGCGCAGCTCCGCGCCATCGCCGACAAGGGCGGCGTCGTGGGCGTCATCTTTTGCCCGCAGTTCCTCGGCGGGGACGGGCTCGCGCCCGTCGTGAAGCACCTGAAGCACATCATCGACGTATGCGGCGAGGATACGCCCGCGCTCGGGTCGGACTGGGACGGCTTCATCGTCCCGACCCGGGATCTCTGCGACGCCGCGCGATTGCCATTGCTCACGGACGCGCTGCTCGCCTCGGGGATGCGGCCCGAGGCGATCGGGAAGATCCTGCGGGGCAATGTGATGCGGGTGCTCGCGGACGTGCCGTGA
- a CDS encoding DUF1552 domain-containing protein, translating into MKRFKLSRRAFLGGAGALLALPALEMFSSKDAKAEPSDLKRIITFYVPNGIHMPAWTPQAEGADYQLPTILEPLGPIRDKLLVLTGLANTPARPDGPGDHAAGTAGFLTCRHVVKTEGANIKNGISMDQVAAAHLGQFTRIPSLQLGIDGGSSAGDCDSGYSCAYARNISWASETQPLPKAVNPQVVWDILFGGFDPKATAEEQARQQLYRTSVLDYVLEEANSLSGKLGTTDRRKLDEYMTGIGELEKKIQKTGSGPQCTPMDRPPGDLPYPEHVKMMLDLIALAVQCDATRVVSFMLGNAGSGRSYPFLLVNEGHHEISHHQNIPENFEKLTTIDRWEVEQFGYLLGKLQAIDEGNGLSALDTSAVFFSSEIEDGNAHRHTNLPVLVGGSLGGVFEPGRHVVYPDDTPLANLFISMLNGVGVPTTTFGDNGTGPLPNL; encoded by the coding sequence GTGAAACGTTTCAAGCTGTCACGACGCGCCTTCCTCGGCGGAGCCGGCGCGCTCCTCGCCCTGCCGGCGCTCGAGATGTTCTCCTCGAAGGACGCGAAGGCCGAGCCGAGCGACCTCAAGCGCATCATCACGTTTTACGTGCCAAACGGTATCCACATGCCGGCCTGGACGCCGCAGGCGGAGGGCGCCGATTACCAGCTACCCACCATCCTCGAGCCGCTCGGCCCGATCCGGGACAAACTGCTCGTGCTCACGGGCCTGGCAAACACGCCCGCGCGGCCGGACGGGCCCGGGGATCACGCGGCGGGCACGGCGGGTTTTCTCACCTGCCGCCACGTCGTGAAGACCGAGGGCGCGAACATCAAGAACGGCATCTCGATGGACCAGGTCGCCGCGGCGCACCTCGGCCAGTTCACGCGGATCCCCTCGCTCCAGCTCGGCATCGACGGCGGCTCCTCCGCGGGCGATTGCGACTCGGGGTATAGCTGCGCTTACGCGCGCAACATCTCCTGGGCCTCGGAGACGCAACCCTTGCCGAAGGCGGTGAACCCGCAGGTCGTCTGGGACATCCTCTTCGGCGGCTTCGACCCCAAGGCCACGGCCGAGGAGCAGGCGCGGCAGCAGCTCTACCGCACGAGCGTCCTCGATTACGTGCTCGAGGAGGCGAACTCGCTCTCCGGCAAGCTCGGCACGACGGACCGGCGCAAGCTCGACGAATACATGACGGGCATCGGCGAGCTCGAGAAGAAGATCCAGAAGACGGGCAGCGGCCCGCAATGCACGCCGATGGACCGCCCGCCCGGCGACCTGCCCTACCCCGAGCACGTGAAGATGATGCTCGACCTCATCGCGCTCGCCGTGCAATGCGACGCCACGCGCGTCGTGAGCTTCATGCTCGGCAACGCCGGCAGCGGCCGGAGTTATCCGTTCCTCCTGGTGAACGAGGGGCACCACGAGATCTCGCACCACCAGAACATCCCCGAGAATTTCGAGAAGCTCACGACGATCGACCGGTGGGAGGTCGAGCAATTCGGCTACCTGCTCGGCAAGCTCCAGGCGATCGACGAGGGCAACGGGCTGAGCGCGCTCGACACCTCCGCCGTCTTTTTCTCCAGCGAGATCGAGGACGGCAATGCCCACAGGCACACGAACCTGCCGGTCCTCGTCGGCGGCAGCCTCGGCGGGGTCTTCGAGCCCGGCAGGCACGTCGTCTATCCCGACGATACGCCGCTCGCGAACCTCTTCATTTCAATGCTGAACGGCGTCGGCGTCCCGACGACCACGTTCGGCGACAACGGCACGGGCCCGCTGCCGAACCTGTGA